Genomic window (Antricoccus suffuscus):
AATACTTGGCATCCTGCTTCTGTTCCCCGCCAGCAAGTCCACATCTATCAGGGAGCATCAACAGTGAAGTTCGCGATCGCCGGCGGCACCGGCGCGGTTGGGCGCCACGTCGCCGCCGCAGCACAGCGGGCCGGTCACACGCCCCTCGTTCTCAGCCGCGGCAGCGGTTTCGACCTGATGAACGTCGACGGGTTGGCCGATCACCTCACCGGAGTCGATGCCGTCATCGACGTATCGTCTCCGTCGACGCTATCGACGAAAAAGATCCTTGCATTCTTCGGGACCGTGACCGGAAACCTGCTCACCGCCGAACGCGATGCCGGGGTACCCCACCATGTAGCGCTATCGATCATCGGCGCGGCCGCTCACCGGTCGGGCTACTACGCGGGCAAAGCCCTCCAGGAAGACCTGGTGACCGCATCGGGGAGCACCTGGTCGATGCTGCGCACGACTCAGTTCCACGAGTTCTCCCAACAGACCGTAAACCGGGGCACGCTCGCCGGACTCCTGATCTCACCCAAGATGCGCACCCAACCGATCGCAGCGGCGGACGTCGCTGCAGAACTTGTGCGTATCGCTGAAGGGCTCCCGCGCGACCTCGAGCCGGATCTCGCGGGACCGCGTGAGGAATACATTCCCGACATGGTGCGCAAGTACGCGCGGGCCGTCGGTAAGAACAATCCGCTGCTGGCGGTCCCGATGCCCGGAGCGGCCGGTAAAGCCATGCGCAACGGGGGTCTTCTACCCGACCCCGGCAGTCGCACGTCGTCGCAGACCTTCGACGAATGGCTCACGACAACAACAGAAGGGATCAAGTCCTAATGCGCATATTTCTCGCCGGTGGCGCCGGTGCGCTCGGTCGCAGAATCATTCCCCGTCTCACCGCCCTTGGGCACCACGTCACCGCAACGACGAGACACTCCGAACGGGTCGACATACTCTCACGGCTCGGCGCGACTCCCACGATCGTGGACGTCTACGACGCCGACCGGCTCGCCGCCGCGGTAATCGCTGCCGCACCAGACCTGATCCTGCACGAGTTAACCGATCTGAGCAGG
Coding sequences:
- a CDS encoding SDR family oxidoreductase; translation: MKFAIAGGTGAVGRHVAAAAQRAGHTPLVLSRGSGFDLMNVDGLADHLTGVDAVIDVSSPSTLSTKKILAFFGTVTGNLLTAERDAGVPHHVALSIIGAAAHRSGYYAGKALQEDLVTASGSTWSMLRTTQFHEFSQQTVNRGTLAGLLISPKMRTQPIAAADVAAELVRIAEGLPRDLEPDLAGPREEYIPDMVRKYARAVGKNNPLLAVPMPGAAGKAMRNGGLLPDPGSRTSSQTFDEWLTTTTEGIKS